From one Ctenopharyngodon idella isolate HZGC_01 chromosome 15, HZGC01, whole genome shotgun sequence genomic stretch:
- the LOC127494995 gene encoding NACHT, LRR and PYD domains-containing protein 12-like isoform X20, whose product MDEDDTQTSRDEDFSPGCSSVHQKRTEPEPSCVSMRSDESIDNIIDFESGDTQTDLSHEVLNRFRSNLMKKFECLYEGTAKQENPTLLNEIYTELYITESESGEISNEHEVRQIETQSRRAATEDTPIQCNDIFRPLPGQDKPIRTVLTKGVTGIGKTVSVQKFILDWAEGKENQDVQLIFPLPFRELNLMKDKTLSLSDLLHVFFTETEEMEISTDKYKVLFIFDGLDECRLSLDFQSDVRLCDVSEPASVDVLLMNLILGNLLPSALIWITSRPAAADLVPSECVHRVTEVRGFSEPQKEEYFRKRIRDQSLANTIITHLKSSRSLDIMCHIPVFCWISATVLEKMLSEAESGEIPQTLTQMYTHFLILQTNIKHEKDYEKNVTDEDMILKLGKLAFQQLVKGNVIFYEEDLRECGIDVTEASVYSGLCTQIFREEFGWYQGKVFCFVHLSVQEHLAALYVHLSCTNNNRNVFDQINKQSLWSKVKDWFQLNSSEHVSLSELHQRAVNEALQSKNGHLDLFLRFLLGLSVESHQILLQGLIKQTSSRSDSNEKTVEYIKKKIRIIDSPEKSINLFHCLNELGDHSLVDEIQQYLKSGRIKEAKLSSSQWSAVAFVLLTSEKKLDEFDLKMFVGGNNKAEDMKVFQKLLPVIKESRSVQLSYCDITDEGCAALASALRSNPSHLRVLDLSRNKIGKSVNLLSDVLQDPHCKLEKLWLRDCGVTDEGCSALTSALRSNPSHLRQLRLSGNKIGKSVNLLSDVLQDPHCKLEKLELIDCGVTDEGCAALSSALRSNPSHLRQLDLSRNKIGKSVNLLSDVLQDPHCKLEKLWLSDCNLTDEGCAALASALRSNPSHLRELNLSWNKIGQSVHLLSDVLQDPHCKLEKLDLHLSHLIQLMSSLVETGLLLLQDRLRYCDLTDEGCAALTSALRSNPSHLRELSLSGNKIGQSVNLLSDVLQDPDCKLEILWLSDCRVTDEGCAALASALRSNPSHLRELNLSENELGQSGVKFLSDLKDDPHYKLKELKH is encoded by the exons GGGATGAAGATTTTTCTCCAGGATGCAG TTCAGTTCATCAGAAGAGAACAGAACCAgagcccagctgtgtgtctatgaggAGTGACGAGTCTATAGATAATATAATAGATTTTGAGAGTGGAGATACACAGACTGATCTCAG ccATGAAGTCCTCAACAGGTTTAGATCAAATCTGATGAAGAAGTTTGAGTGTCTGTATGAGGGAACAGCAAAGCAGGAAAAcccaacactcctgaatgagaTCTACACAGAGCTCTACATCACAGAGAGTGAGAGTGGAGAGATCAGTAATGAGCATGAGGTGAGACAGATTGAGACACAATCCAGGAGAGCAGCAACAGAGGACACACCGATCCAATGCAATGACATCTTTAGACCTTTACCTGGacaagacaaacccatcagaactgtgctgacaaagggagtcactggcattggaaaaacagtctctgtgcagaagttcatcctggactgggctgaagggaaaGAGAATCAGGACGTCCAGCTCATTTTTCCACTTCCTTTCAGAGAGCTTAATTTGATGAAGGACAAAACACTTAGTCTTTCAGATcttcttcatgtcttttttaCTGAAACAGAAGAAATGGAAATATCCACTGACAAATATAAAGtattgttcatctttgatggtctggacGAGTGTCGTCTGTCTCTGGATTTTCAGAGCGATGTGAGGTTGTGTGATGTAAGTGAACCAGCCTCAGTGGACGTGCTGCTGATGAACCTCATTTTGGGgaatctgcttccctctgctctcatctggatcacctccagaccagcagcagctgatCTCGTCCCCTCTGAGTGTGTCCATCGAGTGACAGAGGTACGAGGCTTCAGTGAGCCACAGAAGGAGGAAtacttcaggaagagaatcCGTGATCAGAGTCTGGCCAATACAATCATCACACACCTGAAGTCATCAAGGAGCCTCgacatcatgtgccacatcccagtgttctgctggatctcagccaCTGTTCTAGAGAAGATGTTGAGCGAAGCAGAGAGTGGAGAGATTCCCCAGACTCTcactcaaatgtacacacacttcctgatcctTCAGACCAACATCAAACATGAGAAGGACTATGAGAAGAACGTGACAGATGAAGACATGATCCTCAAACTGGGGAAACTGGCTTTTCAGCAGCTTGTGAAAGGCAATGTGATCTTCTATGAGGAAGACCTGAGAGAGTGTGGCATTGATGTGACAGAAGCATCAGTCTACTCAGGAttgtgcactcagatcttcagagaggagTTTGGCTGGTATCAGGGGAAAGTCTTCTGCTTTGTTCATCTGAGCGTTCAGGAACATCTAGCAGCTCTATATGTGCACCTCTCCTGtacaaacaacaacagaaatgtGTTTGACCAAATCAACAAACAGAGTTTGTGGTCTAAAGTTAAGGACTGGTTTCAACTCAATTCATCAGAACATGTTTCATTATCTGAGCTGCATCAGAGAGCTGTGAATGAGGCTCTACAGAGTAAAAATGGACATCTTGACCTTTTCCTGCGGTTTCTTCTGGGTCTGTCAGTGGAGTCTCATCAGATTCTCCTTCAAGGACTAATAAAACAGACAAGTAGCAGATCTGACAGCAATGAGAAAACAGTCGAGTACATCAAGAAGAAGATCAGGATCATTGATTCTCCAGAGAaatccatcaatctgttccactgtctgaatgaactgggtGATCATTCACTAGTGGATGAAATACAACAGTATCTGAAATCTGGAAGAATAAAGGAAGCCAAACTCTCTTCATCTCAGTGGTCAGCTGTAGcttttgtgttgttgacatcagaGAAGAAGCTGGATGAGTTTGATCTCAAGATGTTTGTAGGAGGAAACAATAAAGCTGAAGATATGAAAGTTTTTCAGAAGCTGCTGCCTGTGATTAAAGAATCCAGATCAGTTCA GTTGAGTTATTGTGatatcacagatgaaggttgtgctgctctggcttcagctctgagatcaaacccctcacacctgagagtaCTGGATCTGTCTAGGAATAAAATAGGAAAATCAGTGAATCTGCTGTCTGATGTACTacaggatcctcactgtaaactggagaaactgtg gttgagggattgtggagtcacagatgaaggttgttctgctctgacttcagctctgagatcaaacccctcacacctgagacaaCTGCGTCTGTCAGGGAATAAAATAGGAAAATCAGTGAATCTGCTGTCTGATGTACTacaggatcctcactgtaaactggagaaactgga gttgattgattgtggagtcacagatgaaggttgtgctgctctgagttcagctctgagatcaaacccctcacacctgagacaaCTGGATCTGTCTAGGAATAAAATAGGAAAATCAGTGAATCTACTGTCTGATGTACTacaggatcctcactgtaaactggagaaactgtg gttgagtgATTGTAAtctcacagatgaaggttgtgctgctctggcttcagctctgagatcaaacccctcacacctgagagaactgaaTCTGTCATGGAATAAAATAGGACAATCTGTGCATCTGCTGTCTGATGTACTacaggatcctcactgtaaactggagaaactaga TTTACATCtgtcacacctgattcaactcatgagctcattagtagagacaggGCTGCTgctcctccaggacag gttgagatATTGTGAtctcacagatgaaggttgtgctgctctgacttcagctctgagatcaaacccctcacacctgagagaactgagTCTGTCTGGGAATAAAATAGGACAATCAGTGAATCTGCTGTCTGATGTACTACAGGATCCTGactgtaaactggagatactgtg GTTGAGTGATTGTcgtgtcacagatgaaggttgtgctgctctggcttcagctctgagatcaaacccctcacacctgagagaactgaaTCTGTCTGAGAATGAACtaggacaatcaggagtgaagttTCTCTCTGATCTGAAGGATGATCCACATTATAAACTGAAGGAACTAAAACATT GA
- the LOC127494995 gene encoding NACHT, LRR and PYD domains-containing protein 12-like isoform X11 produces the protein MDEDDTQTSRDEDFSPGCSSVHQKRSEPEPSCVSVRSDASMVWPIYFKSGDTQTDLSSVHQKRTEPEPSCVSMRSDESIDNIIDFESGDTQTDLSHEVLNRFRSNLMKKFECLYEGTAKQENPTLLNEIYTELYITESESGEISNEHEVRQIETQSRRAATEDTPIQCNDIFRPLPGQDKPIRTVLTKGVTGIGKTVSVQKFILDWAEGKENQDVQLIFPLPFRELNLMKDKTLSLSDLLHVFFTETEEMEISTDKYKVLFIFDGLDECRLSLDFQSDVRLCDVSEPASVDVLLMNLILGNLLPSALIWITSRPAAADLVPSECVHRVTEVRGFSEPQKEEYFRKRIRDQSLANTIITHLKSSRSLDIMCHIPVFCWISATVLEKMLSEAESGEIPQTLTQMYTHFLILQTNIKHEKDYEKNVTDEDMILKLGKLAFQQLVKGNVIFYEEDLRECGIDVTEASVYSGLCTQIFREEFGWYQGKVFCFVHLSVQEHLAALYVHLSCTNNNRNVFDQINKQSLWSKVKDWFQLNSSEHVSLSELHQRAVNEALQSKNGHLDLFLRFLLGLSVESHQILLQGLIKQTSSRSDSNEKTVEYIKKKIRIIDSPEKSINLFHCLNELGDHSLVDEIQQYLKSGRIKEAKLSSSQWSAVAFVLLTSEKKLDEFDLKMFVGGNNKAEDMKVFQKLLPVIKESRSVQLSYCDITDEGCAALASALRSNPSHLRVLDLSRNKIGKSVNLLSDVLQDPHCKLEKLWLRDCGVTDEGCSALTSALRSNPSHLRQLRLSGNKIGKSVNLLSDVLQDPHCKLEKLELIDCGVTDEGCAALSSALRSNPSHLRQLDLSRNKIGKSVNLLSDVLQDPHCKLEKLWLSDCNLTDEGCAALASALRSNPSHLRELNLSWNKIGQSVHLLSDVLQDPHCKLEKLDLHLSHLIQLMSSLVETGLLLLQDRLRYCDLTDEGCAALTSALRSNPSHLRELSLSGNKIGQSVNLLSDVLQDPDCKLEILWLSDCRVTDEGCAALASALRSNPSHLRELNLSENELGQSGVKFLSDLKDDPHYKLKELKH, from the exons TTCAGTTCATCAGAAGAGATCAGAACCAgagcccagctgtgtgtctgtgaggaGTGATGCATCTATGGTTTGGccaatatattttaagagtGGAGATACACAGACTGATCTCAG TTCAGTTCATCAGAAGAGAACAGAACCAgagcccagctgtgtgtctatgaggAGTGACGAGTCTATAGATAATATAATAGATTTTGAGAGTGGAGATACACAGACTGATCTCAG ccATGAAGTCCTCAACAGGTTTAGATCAAATCTGATGAAGAAGTTTGAGTGTCTGTATGAGGGAACAGCAAAGCAGGAAAAcccaacactcctgaatgagaTCTACACAGAGCTCTACATCACAGAGAGTGAGAGTGGAGAGATCAGTAATGAGCATGAGGTGAGACAGATTGAGACACAATCCAGGAGAGCAGCAACAGAGGACACACCGATCCAATGCAATGACATCTTTAGACCTTTACCTGGacaagacaaacccatcagaactgtgctgacaaagggagtcactggcattggaaaaacagtctctgtgcagaagttcatcctggactgggctgaagggaaaGAGAATCAGGACGTCCAGCTCATTTTTCCACTTCCTTTCAGAGAGCTTAATTTGATGAAGGACAAAACACTTAGTCTTTCAGATcttcttcatgtcttttttaCTGAAACAGAAGAAATGGAAATATCCACTGACAAATATAAAGtattgttcatctttgatggtctggacGAGTGTCGTCTGTCTCTGGATTTTCAGAGCGATGTGAGGTTGTGTGATGTAAGTGAACCAGCCTCAGTGGACGTGCTGCTGATGAACCTCATTTTGGGgaatctgcttccctctgctctcatctggatcacctccagaccagcagcagctgatCTCGTCCCCTCTGAGTGTGTCCATCGAGTGACAGAGGTACGAGGCTTCAGTGAGCCACAGAAGGAGGAAtacttcaggaagagaatcCGTGATCAGAGTCTGGCCAATACAATCATCACACACCTGAAGTCATCAAGGAGCCTCgacatcatgtgccacatcccagtgttctgctggatctcagccaCTGTTCTAGAGAAGATGTTGAGCGAAGCAGAGAGTGGAGAGATTCCCCAGACTCTcactcaaatgtacacacacttcctgatcctTCAGACCAACATCAAACATGAGAAGGACTATGAGAAGAACGTGACAGATGAAGACATGATCCTCAAACTGGGGAAACTGGCTTTTCAGCAGCTTGTGAAAGGCAATGTGATCTTCTATGAGGAAGACCTGAGAGAGTGTGGCATTGATGTGACAGAAGCATCAGTCTACTCAGGAttgtgcactcagatcttcagagaggagTTTGGCTGGTATCAGGGGAAAGTCTTCTGCTTTGTTCATCTGAGCGTTCAGGAACATCTAGCAGCTCTATATGTGCACCTCTCCTGtacaaacaacaacagaaatgtGTTTGACCAAATCAACAAACAGAGTTTGTGGTCTAAAGTTAAGGACTGGTTTCAACTCAATTCATCAGAACATGTTTCATTATCTGAGCTGCATCAGAGAGCTGTGAATGAGGCTCTACAGAGTAAAAATGGACATCTTGACCTTTTCCTGCGGTTTCTTCTGGGTCTGTCAGTGGAGTCTCATCAGATTCTCCTTCAAGGACTAATAAAACAGACAAGTAGCAGATCTGACAGCAATGAGAAAACAGTCGAGTACATCAAGAAGAAGATCAGGATCATTGATTCTCCAGAGAaatccatcaatctgttccactgtctgaatgaactgggtGATCATTCACTAGTGGATGAAATACAACAGTATCTGAAATCTGGAAGAATAAAGGAAGCCAAACTCTCTTCATCTCAGTGGTCAGCTGTAGcttttgtgttgttgacatcagaGAAGAAGCTGGATGAGTTTGATCTCAAGATGTTTGTAGGAGGAAACAATAAAGCTGAAGATATGAAAGTTTTTCAGAAGCTGCTGCCTGTGATTAAAGAATCCAGATCAGTTCA GTTGAGTTATTGTGatatcacagatgaaggttgtgctgctctggcttcagctctgagatcaaacccctcacacctgagagtaCTGGATCTGTCTAGGAATAAAATAGGAAAATCAGTGAATCTGCTGTCTGATGTACTacaggatcctcactgtaaactggagaaactgtg gttgagggattgtggagtcacagatgaaggttgttctgctctgacttcagctctgagatcaaacccctcacacctgagacaaCTGCGTCTGTCAGGGAATAAAATAGGAAAATCAGTGAATCTGCTGTCTGATGTACTacaggatcctcactgtaaactggagaaactgga gttgattgattgtggagtcacagatgaaggttgtgctgctctgagttcagctctgagatcaaacccctcacacctgagacaaCTGGATCTGTCTAGGAATAAAATAGGAAAATCAGTGAATCTACTGTCTGATGTACTacaggatcctcactgtaaactggagaaactgtg gttgagtgATTGTAAtctcacagatgaaggttgtgctgctctggcttcagctctgagatcaaacccctcacacctgagagaactgaaTCTGTCATGGAATAAAATAGGACAATCTGTGCATCTGCTGTCTGATGTACTacaggatcctcactgtaaactggagaaactaga TTTACATCtgtcacacctgattcaactcatgagctcattagtagagacaggGCTGCTgctcctccaggacag gttgagatATTGTGAtctcacagatgaaggttgtgctgctctgacttcagctctgagatcaaacccctcacacctgagagaactgagTCTGTCTGGGAATAAAATAGGACAATCAGTGAATCTGCTGTCTGATGTACTACAGGATCCTGactgtaaactggagatactgtg GTTGAGTGATTGTcgtgtcacagatgaaggttgtgctgctctggcttcagctctgagatcaaacccctcacacctgagagaactgaaTCTGTCTGAGAATGAACtaggacaatcaggagtgaagttTCTCTCTGATCTGAAGGATGATCCACATTATAAACTGAAGGAACTAAAACATT GA
- the LOC127494995 gene encoding NACHT, LRR and PYD domains-containing protein 12-like isoform X21, with amino-acid sequence MDEDDTQTSRDEDFSPGCSSVHQKRTEPEPSCVSMRSDESIDNIIDFESGDTQTDLSHEVLNRFRSNLMKKFECLYEGTAKQENPTLLNEIYTELYITESESGEISNEHEVRQIETQSRRAATEDTPIQCNDIFRPLPGQDKPIRTVLTKGVTGIGKTVSVQKFILDWAEGKENQDVQLIFPLPFRELNLMKDKTLSLSDLLHVFFTETEEMEISTDKYKVLFIFDGLDECRLSLDFQSDVRLCDVSEPASVDVLLMNLILGNLLPSALIWITSRPAAADLVPSECVHRVTEVRGFSEPQKEEYFRKRIRDQSLANTIITHLKSSRSLDIMCHIPVFCWISATVLEKMLSEAESGEIPQTLTQMYTHFLILQTNIKHEKDYEKNVTDEDMILKLGKLAFQQLVKGNVIFYEEDLRECGIDVTEASVYSGLCTQIFREEFGWYQGKVFCFVHLSVQEHLAALYVHLSCTNNNRNVFDQINKQSLWSKVKDWFQLNSSEHVSLSELHQRAVNEALQSKNGHLDLFLRFLLGLSVESHQILLQGLIKQTSSRSDSNEKTVEYIKKKIRIIDSPEKSINLFHCLNELGDHSLVDEIQQYLKSGRIKEAKLSSSQWSAVAFVLLTSEKKLDEFDLKMFVGGNNKAEDMKVFQKLLPVIKESRSVQLSYCDITDEGCAALASALRSNPSHLRVLDLSRNKIGKSVNLLSDVLQDPHCKLEKLWLRDCGVTDEGCSALTSALRSNPSHLRQLRLSGNKIGKSVNLLSDVLQDPHCKLEKLELIDCGVTDEGCAALSSALRSNPSHLRQLDLSRNKIGKSVNLLSDVLQDPHCKLEKLWLSDCNLTDEGCAALASALRSNPSHLRELNLSWNKIGQSVHLLSDVLQDPHCKLEKLDLHLSHLIQLMSSLVETGLLLLQDRLRYCDLTDEGCAALTSALRSNPSHLRELSLSGNKIGQSVNLLSDVLQDPDCKLEILWLSDCRVTDEGCAALASALRSNPSHLRELNLSENELGQSGVKFLSDLKDDPHYKLKELKH; translated from the exons TTCAGTTCATCAGAAGAGAACAGAACCAgagcccagctgtgtgtctatgaggAGTGACGAGTCTATAGATAATATAATAGATTTTGAGAGTGGAGATACACAGACTGATCTCAG ccATGAAGTCCTCAACAGGTTTAGATCAAATCTGATGAAGAAGTTTGAGTGTCTGTATGAGGGAACAGCAAAGCAGGAAAAcccaacactcctgaatgagaTCTACACAGAGCTCTACATCACAGAGAGTGAGAGTGGAGAGATCAGTAATGAGCATGAGGTGAGACAGATTGAGACACAATCCAGGAGAGCAGCAACAGAGGACACACCGATCCAATGCAATGACATCTTTAGACCTTTACCTGGacaagacaaacccatcagaactgtgctgacaaagggagtcactggcattggaaaaacagtctctgtgcagaagttcatcctggactgggctgaagggaaaGAGAATCAGGACGTCCAGCTCATTTTTCCACTTCCTTTCAGAGAGCTTAATTTGATGAAGGACAAAACACTTAGTCTTTCAGATcttcttcatgtcttttttaCTGAAACAGAAGAAATGGAAATATCCACTGACAAATATAAAGtattgttcatctttgatggtctggacGAGTGTCGTCTGTCTCTGGATTTTCAGAGCGATGTGAGGTTGTGTGATGTAAGTGAACCAGCCTCAGTGGACGTGCTGCTGATGAACCTCATTTTGGGgaatctgcttccctctgctctcatctggatcacctccagaccagcagcagctgatCTCGTCCCCTCTGAGTGTGTCCATCGAGTGACAGAGGTACGAGGCTTCAGTGAGCCACAGAAGGAGGAAtacttcaggaagagaatcCGTGATCAGAGTCTGGCCAATACAATCATCACACACCTGAAGTCATCAAGGAGCCTCgacatcatgtgccacatcccagtgttctgctggatctcagccaCTGTTCTAGAGAAGATGTTGAGCGAAGCAGAGAGTGGAGAGATTCCCCAGACTCTcactcaaatgtacacacacttcctgatcctTCAGACCAACATCAAACATGAGAAGGACTATGAGAAGAACGTGACAGATGAAGACATGATCCTCAAACTGGGGAAACTGGCTTTTCAGCAGCTTGTGAAAGGCAATGTGATCTTCTATGAGGAAGACCTGAGAGAGTGTGGCATTGATGTGACAGAAGCATCAGTCTACTCAGGAttgtgcactcagatcttcagagaggagTTTGGCTGGTATCAGGGGAAAGTCTTCTGCTTTGTTCATCTGAGCGTTCAGGAACATCTAGCAGCTCTATATGTGCACCTCTCCTGtacaaacaacaacagaaatgtGTTTGACCAAATCAACAAACAGAGTTTGTGGTCTAAAGTTAAGGACTGGTTTCAACTCAATTCATCAGAACATGTTTCATTATCTGAGCTGCATCAGAGAGCTGTGAATGAGGCTCTACAGAGTAAAAATGGACATCTTGACCTTTTCCTGCGGTTTCTTCTGGGTCTGTCAGTGGAGTCTCATCAGATTCTCCTTCAAGGACTAATAAAACAGACAAGTAGCAGATCTGACAGCAATGAGAAAACAGTCGAGTACATCAAGAAGAAGATCAGGATCATTGATTCTCCAGAGAaatccatcaatctgttccactgtctgaatgaactgggtGATCATTCACTAGTGGATGAAATACAACAGTATCTGAAATCTGGAAGAATAAAGGAAGCCAAACTCTCTTCATCTCAGTGGTCAGCTGTAGcttttgtgttgttgacatcagaGAAGAAGCTGGATGAGTTTGATCTCAAGATGTTTGTAGGAGGAAACAATAAAGCTGAAGATATGAAAGTTTTTCAGAAGCTGCTGCCTGTGATTAAAGAATCCAGATCAGTTCA GTTGAGTTATTGTGatatcacagatgaaggttgtgctgctctggcttcagctctgagatcaaacccctcacacctgagagtaCTGGATCTGTCTAGGAATAAAATAGGAAAATCAGTGAATCTGCTGTCTGATGTACTacaggatcctcactgtaaactggagaaactgtg gttgagggattgtggagtcacagatgaaggttgttctgctctgacttcagctctgagatcaaacccctcacacctgagacaaCTGCGTCTGTCAGGGAATAAAATAGGAAAATCAGTGAATCTGCTGTCTGATGTACTacaggatcctcactgtaaactggagaaactgga gttgattgattgtggagtcacagatgaaggttgtgctgctctgagttcagctctgagatcaaacccctcacacctgagacaaCTGGATCTGTCTAGGAATAAAATAGGAAAATCAGTGAATCTACTGTCTGATGTACTacaggatcctcactgtaaactggagaaactgtg gttgagtgATTGTAAtctcacagatgaaggttgtgctgctctggcttcagctctgagatcaaacccctcacacctgagagaactgaaTCTGTCATGGAATAAAATAGGACAATCTGTGCATCTGCTGTCTGATGTACTacaggatcctcactgtaaactggagaaactaga TTTACATCtgtcacacctgattcaactcatgagctcattagtagagacaggGCTGCTgctcctccaggacag gttgagatATTGTGAtctcacagatgaaggttgtgctgctctgacttcagctctgagatcaaacccctcacacctgagagaactgagTCTGTCTGGGAATAAAATAGGACAATCAGTGAATCTGCTGTCTGATGTACTACAGGATCCTGactgtaaactggagatactgtg GTTGAGTGATTGTcgtgtcacagatgaaggttgtgctgctctggcttcagctctgagatcaaacccctcacacctgagagaactgaaTCTGTCTGAGAATGAACtaggacaatcaggagtgaagttTCTCTCTGATCTGAAGGATGATCCACATTATAAACTGAAGGAACTAAAACATT GA